One Cucurbita pepo subsp. pepo cultivar mu-cu-16 chromosome LG20, ASM280686v2, whole genome shotgun sequence genomic window carries:
- the LOC111783055 gene encoding diacylglycerol kinase 1-like, with protein MDEEWEIGLLFPSWNSKNPTDRLFVISCLSAAIIGILTIAFTAFQWRRNINLSWMKAIARSKRNPKKTNKVPVAAHDWILESVSRGKNLSCCVCLKFVSPSQTLGPMVASDSFIHRCNICGVAAHLSCSSNAQKDCKCVSMIGFENVMHQWAVRWTEITDQPDETSFCSYCEEPCSGSFLGGSPIWCCLWCQRVVHVDCHSSMCNETGDVCDLGSFRRLILSPLYVKESNRTSSGGFLSSITHGANEIASSVRASIRSQSKKNKHSRRPSIHASKSGSIRDMSTESTADSHHTVNGYNGTERNINGSRTSELQHQNGDINDKNISNPSFKKNSSFNQKDETHVGMNLRYEVIELPPDSRPLLVFINKKSGARRGDSLKQRLNMLLNPVQVFELSSAQGPESGLYLFRKVPHFKVLVCGGDGTVGWVLNCIDKQNFVSPPPVAILPAGTGNDLARVLNWGGGLGSVERQGGLCTVLRHVENAAVAVLDRWKVAIVDQQGKQLKSPQFMNNYLGIGCDAKVALDIHNLREENPEKFYNQFMNKVLYAREGAKSIMDRTYADIPWQVRVEVDGVEVEVPEDAEGVLVANIGSYMGGVDLWHNEDETFDSFDSQSMHDKILEVVSISGTWHLGKLQVGLSRARRLAQGRSIRIQLCAALPVQIDGEPWFQDIPCTLVISHHGEAFMLKRAVEEPLGHAAAIITDVLESAESNNVINASQKRVLLQEIAKRLT; from the exons ATGGATGAAGAGTGGGAAATTGGATTGTTATTCCCCAGTTGGAACAGCAAGAATCCAACTGATCGcctttttgttatttcttgCTTGAGTGCTGCCATCATTGGAATTTTGACCATAGCCTTTACAGCCTTCCAATGGCGGAGAAATATCAATTTGAGTTGGATGAAAGCTATAGCCAGATCGAAgagaaacccaaaaaaaactaataaagtTCCTGTAGCCGCGCATGACTGGATTTTAGAATCTGTATCTCGTGGAAAGAATTTGAGTTGTTGTGTATGCTTAAAGTTTGTGTCCCCTTCACAGACACTCGGTCCTATGGTCGCTTCAGATAGTTTTATCCACCGTTGCAACATCTGTGGTGTGGCAGCTCACTTGAGCTGTTCTTCTAATGCTCAAAAGGATTGCAAGTGTGTATCCATGATCGGCTTTGAGAATGTGATGCACCAATGGGCTGTTCGGTGGACTGAGATTACTGATCAACCTGATGAAACCTCTTTCTGCAGTTACTGTGAAGAACCATGTAGTGGGTCTTTTCTTGGTGGTTCTCCAATATGGTGCTGTTTATGGTGCCAACGTGTAGTGCATGTTGATTGCCATAGTAGTATGTGTAATGAAACAGGTGATGTCTGTGACTTAGGTTCATTTAGAAGGTTGATTCTGTCACCACTTTACGTCAAGGAGTCAAATAGGACGTCCTCCGGTGGATTTTTGAGCTCCATCACCCATGGAGCAAATGAGATTGCATCCTCAGTGCGTGCAAGTATAAGGAGTCAGAGTAAGAAGAATAAACATAGTCGTAGACCGTCTATTCATGCAAGTAAAAGTGGTAGTATTCGTGATATGTCTACAGAAAGCACAGCTGATTCTCATCACACAGTTAATGGTTATAATGGAACAGAAAGAAACATTAATGGTAGCCGAACGTCAGAGCTTCAGCATCAAAATGGTgatataaatgataaaaatatttcaaatccaagcttcaaaaaaaattcttcattcAATCAGAAGGATGAAACTCATGTAGGAATGAACCTGAGGTATGAGGTGATCGAATTGCCTCCAGATTCACGTCCCTTGTTAGTATTTATCAACAAGAAAAGTGGAGCTCGCCGTGGAGATTCTCTAAAACAACGGTTAAACATGCTTTTGAATCCTGTCCAG GTTTTTGAGTTGAGTTCCGCCCAAGGCCCTGAATCTGGTCTTTACTTATTCAGAAAAGTACCGCACTTCAAGGTTCTTGTATGTGGGGGCGATGGAACTGTTGGTTGGGTCTTAAACTGTATAGACAagcaaaattttgtttcacctCCCCCAGTTGCTATTCTTCCTGCTGGAACAGGAAATGATCTGGCTAGAGTATTAAACTGGGGTGGTGGTTTGGGCTCAGTGGAGAGACAGGGTGGTCTTTGTACAGTCTTGCGTCATGTAGAAAATGCTGCAGTTGCTGTTCTTGACCGTTGGAAAGTGGCAATAGTGGATCAACAGGGAAAGCAACTCAAATCTCCACAGTTTATGAATAATTATCTCG GAATTGGATGTGATGCTAAGGTTGCCCTTGACATACATAATTTACGGGAGGAAAATCCAGAAAAATTTTATAACCAG TTTATGAATAAAGTGCTTTATGCAAGAGAAGGAGCTAAGAGCATAATGGATAGGACATATGCAGATATTCCATGGCAGGTTCGGGTGGAAGTGGATGGTGTTGAGGTGGAGGTTCCTGAG GATGCAGAAGGTGTGCTGGTTGCGAACATCGGAAGCTACATGGGTGGTGTGGATCTTTGGCATAATGAGGACGAGACTTTTGATAGTTTTGATTCACAGTCCATGCACGATAAAATACTCGAGGTTGTCAGCATATCTGGAACCTGGCACCTTGGGAAGCTACAG GTGGGGCTTTCTCGAGCTAGAAGGCTTGCACAGGGGCGGTCCATTAGGATACAATTATGTGCTGCATTGCCTGTTCAAATTGATGGAGAACCTTGGTTTCAGGACATCCCGTGTACACTGGTCATATCTCACCATGGAGAG GCCTTCATGTTGAAAAGGGCAGTTGAGGAGCCTCTTGGTCACGCAGCTGCAATTATCACTGATGTTCTGGAGAGTGCTGAATCCAATAATGTAATTAATGCCTCACAGAAGCGAGTACTCCTCCAAGAAATAGCAAAGAGGTTAACTTGA